One segment of Eulemur rufifrons isolate Redbay chromosome 4, OSU_ERuf_1, whole genome shotgun sequence DNA contains the following:
- the SLITRK5 gene encoding SLIT and NTRK-like protein 5: MHTCCPPVTLEQDLHRKMHSWMLQTLAFAVTSLVLSCAETIDYYGEICDNACPCEEKDGILTVSCENRGIISLSEISPPRFPIYHLLLSGNLLSRLYPNEFVNYTGASILHLGSNVIQDIETGAFHGLRGLRRLHLNNNKLELLRDDTFLGLENLEYLQVDYNYISVIEPNAFGKLHLLQVLILNDNLLSSLPNNLFRFVPLTHLDLRGNRLKLLPYVGLLQHMDKVVELQLEENPWNCSCELISLKDWLDSISYSALVGDVVCETPFRLHGRDLDEVSKQELCPRKLISDYEMRPQTPLSTMGYSHTTPASVNSVATSSSAVYKPPLKLPKGTRQPNKPRVRPTSRQPSKDLGYSNYGPSIAYQTKSPVPLECPTACTCNLQISDLGLNVNCQERKIESIAELQPKPYNPKKMYLTENYIAVVRRTDFLEATGLDLLHLGNNRISMIQDGAFGDLTNLRRLYLNGNRIERLSPELFYGLQSLQYLFLQYNLIREIQSGTFDPVPNLQLLFLNNNLLQAMPSGVFSGLTLLRLNLRSNHFASLPVSGVLDQLKSLIQIDLHDNPWDCTCDVVGMKLWVEQLKVGVLVDEVICKAPKKFAETDMRSIKSELLCPDYSDVVVPTPTPSSIQVPVRTSAVTPAVRLNSTGAPAGLGAGGGASSVPLSVLILSLLLVFIMSVFVAAGLFVLVMKRRKKNQSDHTSANNSDVSSFNMQYSVYGGGGGAGGHPHAHVHHRGPALPKVKTPAGHVYEYIPHPLGHMCKNPIYRSREGNSVEDYKDLHELKVTYSSNHHLQQQQQPPPPPPPQPQQQPPPQMQLQQGEEERREGHHLRSPAYSVSTIEPREDLLSPVQDADRFYRGILEPDKHCSTTPAGSSLPEYPKFPCSPAAYTFSPNYDLRRPHQYLHPGAGDSRLREPVLYSPPSAVFVEPNRNEYLELKAKLNVEPDYLEVLEKQTTFSQF; encoded by the coding sequence ATGCACACTTGCTGTCCCCCAGTAACTTTGGAACAGGACCTTCACAGAAAAATGCATAGCTGGATGCTGCAGACTCTAGCATTTGCTGTAACATCTCTCGTCCTTTCGTGTGCAGAAACCATCGATTATTATGGGGAAATCTGTGACAATGCATGTCCTTGTGAGGAAAAGGACGGCATTTTAACTGTGAGCTGTGAAAACCGGGGCATCATCAGTCTCTCTGAAATTAGCCCTCCTCGTTTCCCAATCTACCACCTCTTGTTGTCTGGAAACCTTTTGAGCCGTCTCTATCCCAATGAGTTTGTCAATTACACTGGGGCTTCAATTTTGCATCTGGGTAGCAATGTTATCCAGGACATTGAGACCGGGGCTTTCCACGGGCTACGGGGTTTGAGGAGATTGCATCTGAACAATAATAAACTGGAACTTCTGCGAGATGATACTTTCCTTGGCTTGGAGAACCTGGAGTACCTACAGGTCGATTACAATTACATCAGCGTCATTGAACCCAATGCTTTTGGGAAACTGCATTTGTTGCAGGTGCTTATTCTCAATGACAATCTCTTGTCCAGTTTACCCAACAATCTTTTCCGTTTTGTGCCCTTAACGCACTTGGACCTCCGGGGGAATCGGCTGAAACTCCTGCCCTATGTGGGGCTGCTGCAGCACATGGATAAAGTTGTGGAGTTGCAGCTGGAGGAAAACCCCTGGAATTGTTCCTGTGAGCTGATCTCTCTCAAGGACTGGTTGGATAGTATCTCCTACTCGGCCCTGGTGGGGGATGTGGTTTGTGAAACCCCCTTCCGCTTACATGGCAGGGACTTGGATGAGGTATCCAAGCAGGAACTTTGCCCAAGGAAACTTATTTCTGACTATGAGATGAGGCCGCAGACGCCTCTGAGCACCATGGGGTATTCCCACACCACCCCGGCCTCGGTGAACTCCGTGGCTACTTCTTCCTCTGCTGTTTACAAACCTCCTTTGAAGCTCCCTAAGGGTACTCGCCAACCCAACAAGCCCAGGGTGCGCCCCACCTCTCGGCAGCCCTCCAAGGACTTGGGCTACAGCAACTATGGCCCCAGCATCGCCTACCAGACCAAATCCCCGGTGCCTTTGGAGTGTCCCACCGCGTGCACTTGCAACCTGCAGATCTCTGATCTGGGCCTCAACGTAAACTGCCAGGAGCGAAAGATTGAGAGCATCGCTGAGCTGCAGCCTAAGCCCTACAATCCCAAGAAAATGTATCTGACAGAGAACTACATTGCTGTCGTTCGCAGGACAGACTTCCTGGAGGCCACAGGGCTGGACCTCCTGCACCTGGGGAACAACCGTATCTCCATGATCCAGGACGGCGCTTTCGGGGATCTCACCAACCTGAGGCGCCTCTACCTAAATGGCAATAGGATCGAAAGGCTGAGCCCAGAGTTATTCTATGGCCTTCAGAGCCTGCAGTATCTCTTCCTCCAGTACAATCTCATACGTGAGATTCAGTCTGGGACTTTTGACCCTGTCCCAAACCTCCAGCTGCTATTCCTGAATAACAACCTCCTGCAGGCCATGCCCTCAGGTGTCTTCTCTGGCCTGACCCTTCTCAGGCTAAACCTGAGGAGTAACCACTTTGCCTCCTTGCCGGTGAGTGGAGTTTTGGACCAGCTGAAGTCACTCATCCAAATCGACCTGCATGACAACCCTTGGGATTGTACCTGCGACGTGGTGGGCATGAAGCTGTGGGTGGAGCAACTCAAAGTGGGTGTCCTGGTGGACGAGGTGATCTGTAAGGCGCCGAAGAAATTCGCCGAGACCGACATGCGCTCCATCAAGTCCGAGCTGCTGTGCCCAGACTATTCGGATGTGGTGGTTCCCACGCCCACACCCTCCTCCATCCAGGTTCCTGTGAGGACCAGCGCTGTGACTCCTGCCGTTCGGTTGAACAGCACCGGGGCTCCTGCGGGGTTGGGGGCAGGCGGAGGTGCGTCGTCAGTGCCCTTGTCGGTGTTAATCCTCAGCCTACTGCTGGTTTTTATCATGTCCGTCTTCGTGGCCGCTGGGCTCTTCGTGCTGGTCATGAAGCGCAGGAAGAAGAACCAGAGCGACCACACCAGCGCCAACAACTCGGACGTGAGCTCCTTCAACATGCAGTACAGCGTgtatggcggcggcggcggagcaGGCGGCCACCCGCACGCGCACGTGCACCACCGCGGGCCCGCGCTGCCCAAGGTGAAGACGCCAGCGGGCCACGTATACGAGTACATCCCCCATCCCCTGGGCCACATGTGCAAAAACCCCATCTACCGCTCCAGAGAGGGCAACTCCGTGGAGGATTACAAAGACCTTCACGAGCTCAAGGTCACCTACAGCAGCAACCAccacctgcagcagcagcagcagccgccgccgccgccaccgccgcagCCCCAGCAGCAGCCCCCGCCGCAGATGCAGCtgcagcagggggaggaggagaggcggGAAGGCCACCACTTGCGGAGCCCCGCCTACAGCGTCAGCACCATCGAGCCCCGGGAGGACCTGCTGTCGCCGGTGCAGGACGCCGACCGATTTTACAGGGGCATTTTGGAACCAGACAAACACTGCTCCACCACCCCCGCCGGCAGTAGTCTCCCGGAATATCCCAAGTTCCCATGCAGCCCCGCTGCTTACACTTTCTCTCCCAACTATGACCTGAGACGCCCCCATCAGTATTTGCACCcgggggcaggggacagcaggCTGCGGGAACCGGTGCTCTACAGCCCCCCGAGTGCTGTCTTTGTAGAACCCAACCGGAACGAATATCTGGAgttaaaagcaaaactaaacGTTGAGCCGGACTACCTCGAAGTGCTGGAAAAACAGACCACATTTAGCCAGTTCTAA